The following are encoded in a window of Methanobrevibacter ruminantium M1 genomic DNA:
- a CDS encoding DUF4012 domain-containing protein, with protein MNRRSKLIIAILIVIIIGIAVILFGSMFGGEKLSSGDKDILVCAIDESEPRPGMGAVDMAFLVHMNDGGITNYTPIYPHGMVHPSIAEPEEYQAMGAGEKLLLHDCFYWEDKQQCMQYAKEILEYNTNYSCDAVIAVNSQAIDNIISAAGTLKYNGEEVNASGIDFIREEQNTMGMTRGDSVMVIVNALMQAAKDPDKRDKMINAAVSEYTAGNIAMYPEGSFMELLASKGLQAMFG; from the coding sequence ATGAATCGAAGATCAAAGTTAATAATTGCGATTTTAATAGTTATCATAATAGGTATTGCCGTTATTCTTTTCGGCAGTATGTTTGGTGGTGAAAAATTATCATCAGGTGATAAAGACATTTTAGTTTGTGCAATTGACGAAAGTGAGCCTCGACCAGGAATGGGGGCAGTTGATATGGCCTTTTTAGTACATATGAATGATGGAGGAATTACTAATTATACTCCGATTTATCCGCATGGAATGGTCCATCCGTCTATAGCCGAACCGGAAGAGTATCAGGCTATGGGTGCAGGGGAAAAACTGCTCTTGCACGATTGCTTCTATTGGGAAGACAAACAGCAGTGCATGCAATATGCAAAGGAGATTCTTGAATATAATACAAATTATTCCTGTGATGCAGTTATTGCAGTTAACAGTCAGGCCATTGATAACATCATCTCAGCTGCAGGTACCTTAAAGTATAACGGTGAGGAAGTCAATGCATCCGGTATTGATTTCATCAGGGAAGAGCAGAATACCATGGGAATGACCAGAGGAGACTCTGTAATGGTTATTGTAAATGCATTGATGCAAGCGGCTAAAGACCCTGATAAAAGGGATAAGATGATTAATGCTGCTGTAAGCGAATATACAGCCGGAAATATTGCAATGTATCCTGAAGGGTCTTTTATGGAATTGCTCGCTTCTAAAGGCTTGCAAGCCATGTTTGGGTAA
- a CDS encoding class I SAM-dependent methyltransferase, producing MNQKDYWNSIADKKEFTTPFHPEILENYLNKDDFIVDIGCGYGRTLRELKDNGYRNLRGYDISEKMIERGKNENPDLDLRIKDPDTIDLDDDSVDGIILFAVLTAIIDDEEQKALIDEIYRVLKPGGILYLNDFLLNDDERNLKRYDEYKDELGVYGAFKLPEGATLRHFDESYIFKLFDSFEKREYERQIYPTMNGHTSNGFYYIGEKNIG from the coding sequence ATGAACCAAAAGGACTATTGGAACAGCATAGCAGATAAAAAGGAATTTACAACTCCATTTCATCCTGAAATATTGGAAAATTATCTAAATAAAGATGATTTTATTGTGGATATAGGCTGCGGCTATGGCAGAACCTTAAGGGAGCTAAAGGATAACGGATATAGAAATCTTAGAGGCTATGACATTTCAGAAAAGATGATAGAAAGGGGAAAGAATGAAAATCCTGATTTGGATTTGAGAATAAAAGATCCCGACACAATCGATCTTGATGATGACAGCGTAGATGGAATCATTCTATTTGCAGTTCTAACTGCAATTATAGATGATGAAGAGCAAAAGGCTCTCATTGATGAAATATATAGGGTATTGAAGCCTGGAGGCATATTATATCTGAATGATTTCCTATTGAATGATGATGAAAGGAATCTGAAGAGATATGATGAATATAAAGATGAATTGGGAGTTTATGGTGCTTTCAAGCTTCCAGAAGGAGCTACTTTACGCCATTTCGATGAATCTTATATCTTTAAGCTATTTGACTCATTTGAAAAAAGGGAATATGAGCGTCAGATATATCCTACAATGAATGGACATACTTCCAATGGCTTTTATTATATTGGAGAAAAGAATATAGGTTAA
- a CDS encoding MFS transporter yields MLMNEQTKLSKDHYMIFGLSWAGWVFDFYDLVLFTFLISQLQSSLHINAEMLALCLGLSLFATGLGGIIFGALGDKYGRKKVLEWTILVYSIGTLLCAFSWSFYSLVLFRFITGLGVGGEWATGQIYISETFPDNLRAKFGAFMQSGAPVGVILASIVGGMISPIIGWRMTFLVSIIPAITIILIRRYLKESDVWIKNKDDFVNKNIFQEFKQLVSKEYRKIFLISLVLCIFGMSAYWFTYSWLPTYLAEERGLAMVTTSLGIILIQCGDFTGYTTFGFVAERIGRRPAFTIYSFIMGISIAMITICWNQIDKVPDLIMVFMFLTGFGTGFFGGFGSLFSELFPTKIRNTGVGTVFNLARGVQFITPMIITFVGAYYDLSYGIAIAAIFAFLVGIWIWVFPETKGTAINDLD; encoded by the coding sequence ATGTTAATGAATGAACAGACAAAGCTTTCTAAGGATCATTATATGATTTTTGGCTTAAGTTGGGCCGGTTGGGTCTTTGATTTCTATGACCTTGTCCTATTTACCTTTTTGATTTCACAGCTTCAATCCAGCTTACATATAAATGCCGAAATGCTTGCATTATGCTTAGGATTGTCCCTATTTGCTACAGGATTAGGGGGAATCATTTTTGGAGCATTAGGTGATAAGTATGGTCGTAAGAAGGTATTGGAATGGACAATTCTTGTCTATTCGATAGGGACACTGCTATGTGCATTCTCATGGTCATTCTATTCTCTGGTTCTATTCAGATTCATCACTGGATTGGGAGTCGGAGGAGAATGGGCTACAGGCCAAATCTATATAAGCGAGACATTCCCTGATAATCTAAGGGCCAAGTTTGGAGCTTTCATGCAATCAGGAGCTCCTGTTGGAGTCATATTGGCTTCAATAGTAGGTGGAATGATAAGCCCTATTATTGGCTGGAGAATGACATTTTTGGTTTCCATCATTCCGGCAATCACCATTATCCTTATTCGAAGATATCTTAAGGAATCCGATGTCTGGATTAAAAATAAGGATGATTTTGTAAACAAGAACATATTTCAGGAGTTCAAGCAACTTGTTTCAAAGGAATACAGAAAGATATTCCTTATATCCTTGGTATTGTGCATATTCGGTATGTCTGCATATTGGTTTACCTATTCCTGGCTTCCAACCTATCTGGCAGAGGAGAGGGGCCTTGCAATGGTTACAACCTCCCTTGGAATCATACTGATTCAGTGCGGTGACTTTACAGGATACACAACATTTGGTTTTGTAGCTGAAAGAATAGGAAGGCGTCCTGCATTCACTATCTACAGTTTCATCATGGGAATAAGCATTGCAATGATAACAATATGCTGGAATCAGATAGATAAGGTCCCAGACCTTATAATGGTATTCATGTTCCTTACAGGATTCGGAACAGGATTCTTTGGAGGATTCGGTTCTCTATTCTCAGAGCTATTCCCTACAAAGATAAGAAATACTGGAGTTGGAACTGTGTTTAACCTTGCAAGGGGAGTTCAATTCATCACTCCTATGATAATCACTTTCGTTGGGGCCTACTATGACTTAAGTTATGGAATCGCAATAGCGGCAATATTCGCGTTCCTTGTTGGAATTTGGATATGGGTATTCCCTGAAACCAAGGGAACAGCCATCAATGATTTGGATTAG
- a CDS encoding flavodoxin family protein encodes MKIIALLASPRKGGNCDVLMDEMIRGAEENGHEVVKYFLEKCDIAPCKACMFCAENPDCVREDDGNEIINALVDADGVIFATPIYYGQMSAQGKLIIDRFYAIGQNPDKSLGGKAALIFTENQPEGTYKDYIELTKFSPFTFMGYDVIGHVDAGSAGPAGIVAEEQKDKLEEAYELGKLF; translated from the coding sequence ATGAAAATTATAGCATTATTGGCAAGTCCACGTAAAGGTGGAAACTGTGACGTCCTTATGGATGAAATGATTAGAGGAGCAGAGGAAAACGGTCATGAAGTAGTTAAATACTTCCTTGAAAAATGTGACATCGCTCCATGTAAGGCATGCATGTTCTGTGCTGAAAACCCTGACTGCGTACGTGAAGACGACGGAAATGAAATAATCAACGCATTGGTAGATGCAGATGGCGTAATCTTTGCAACCCCTATCTACTATGGTCAAATGTCCGCTCAAGGAAAACTCATTATCGATCGTTTCTATGCAATCGGACAAAACCCTGATAAGAGTCTTGGAGGCAAAGCAGCACTTATCTTCACTGAAAACCAACCTGAAGGCACTTACAAAGACTATATTGAATTAACCAAATTCTCCCCATTCACCTTTATGGGATATGATGTCATCGGTCATGTAGATGCTGGAAGCGCTGGCCCTGCAGGTATAGTCGCTGAAGAGCAAAAAGACAAATTAGAAGAAGCTTATGAGTTAGGTAAGCTCTTCTAG
- the mtxX gene encoding methanogenesis marker protein Mmp4/MtxX — MINIVAGLGENENIILASRQLESIDDLNIQLVDNEDDLFDAFKDSNVGAVVRGSLKASKVIKLIKQYKSDCEVNRATYVNTSNDPNFNDSYEFLLSPVGIDEGKNIDEKITLAIQSANFIQSLGKTPKIAVLAEGRKDDYGRSERIDKSLKESEELTRLLEERFNSLDNFDNSSEDVSKNYQIKNYYILLEQAINDKFNILLAGDGIFGNIMFRALVLLDKWPSYGAVTLGIDEIFIDTSRDQTVEGYKRSLELAYNLAKLK, encoded by the coding sequence ATGATTAATATAGTAGCAGGCTTAGGTGAAAATGAAAACATCATATTGGCCTCAAGGCAACTGGAATCAATAGATGACTTAAATATCCAACTTGTAGACAATGAGGATGACTTATTTGATGCATTTAAAGATTCTAATGTTGGTGCGGTGGTAAGAGGCTCTCTAAAGGCTTCAAAAGTAATCAAATTAATAAAGCAATATAAGTCTGACTGTGAAGTAAACAGAGCCACTTATGTAAACACATCCAATGACCCTAACTTTAATGACTCCTATGAGTTTTTGCTTTCTCCTGTTGGAATAGATGAAGGCAAAAACATAGATGAGAAGATCACTTTAGCCATCCAGTCTGCCAATTTTATTCAATCTCTTGGAAAGACTCCAAAGATAGCTGTTCTTGCTGAAGGGAGAAAGGATGACTATGGAAGAAGCGAGAGAATAGATAAAAGCCTGAAGGAGTCTGAAGAGCTCACTCGACTTTTAGAGGAAAGATTCAATTCCCTTGACAATTTTGACAACAGCAGCGAGGATGTTTCTAAAAACTACCAGATAAAAAACTATTATATTCTCCTTGAGCAGGCAATCAATGATAAGTTCAACATACTCCTAGCAGGTGATGGGATTTTTGGAAATATAATGTTCAGGGCTCTTGTTCTTCTTGATAAATGGCCTAGCTATGGCGCTGTAACACTTGGAATAGATGAGATATTTATTGATACAAGTCGTGATCAGACTGTTGAAGGCTATAAAAGGAGTTTGGAGTTGGCATATAATCTTGCTAAATTAAAATAG
- the uppS gene encoding polyprenyl diphosphate synthase, giving the protein MNELDPDRMPRHVAIIMDGNRRYSRMKGDMEVIKGHELGADTLEKVLDWSIDLGIEIVTAYAFSTENFNRPEHEVEGLMRLFVENFKKIVDHEKIHKHKVRVKVVGRIELLPDDVREAIKEAEDSTKQYNERLFNLAIGYDGRLEIVDAIKKIYKKVEDGEISIDDIDENLVSENLYTAGLEDPSLIIRTSGEERLSGFLLWQSSYSELYFCDSLWPELRKVDYLRAIRDYQERDRRFGV; this is encoded by the coding sequence ATGAATGAGCTGGATCCAGATAGAATGCCTAGGCATGTAGCTATCATTATGGATGGAAACAGAAGATATTCCAGAATGAAAGGTGATATGGAAGTTATCAAAGGCCATGAATTAGGAGCAGACACTTTAGAGAAGGTTTTGGACTGGAGCATAGATTTGGGAATAGAGATAGTCACTGCATATGCCTTTTCAACTGAAAACTTTAACAGGCCAGAGCATGAAGTGGAAGGCCTTATGAGGCTTTTTGTTGAAAACTTCAAAAAGATCGTAGACCATGAAAAGATTCACAAGCATAAGGTCCGCGTCAAGGTTGTAGGCAGAATTGAGCTATTGCCAGATGATGTTCGAGAAGCGATTAAGGAAGCTGAAGATTCCACTAAGCAGTATAATGAAAGACTGTTCAACTTGGCAATCGGCTATGACGGCCGTCTGGAGATAGTTGATGCAATCAAGAAGATCTATAAGAAAGTGGAGGATGGAGAGATTTCCATTGACGATATAGATGAGAATCTTGTCAGCGAAAACCTATACACTGCAGGTCTTGAAGACCCTAGCCTTATCATAAGGACAAGCGGAGAGGAAAGGCTTAGCGGTTTCCTCTTATGGCAATCATCTTATTCAGAGCTTTATTTCTGTGATAGCCTATGGCCTGAGCTTAGGAAGGTAGATTATCTTAGGGCCATCAGGGACTATCAGGAAAGGGATAGGAGGTTTGGTGTATAG
- a CDS encoding TatD family hydrolase yields the protein MIDTHCHIDFEEFDEDREELIKRAQDKLNAVINSGYSVESNNKVLELSKEYKDFIYPTFGFHPVSSQNSPEEEISAAHNQIVTHLDDILAVGEVGMDFYYCTDKALRARQQEIFMGFVEIANEYNVPLLIHGRDCERKIFNLLNDYDDIPKVIFHCYGGSLKVAKRILDKDDYYMSCSTMVCYSKHHQELFKNIPLERILTETDSPYLAMTKEERNEPANVVYAVEKLAELHETDVSEVDEQTEKNARYVFDI from the coding sequence ATGATAGATACCCATTGTCATATAGATTTTGAAGAATTCGACGAAGATAGGGAAGAGCTAATCAAAAGGGCTCAAGACAAGCTTAATGCAGTAATCAACTCAGGATACAGTGTGGAAAGCAACAATAAGGTTCTAGAACTTTCAAAGGAATATAAGGATTTCATCTATCCTACATTTGGCTTTCATCCGGTTTCCTCTCAAAATTCTCCTGAAGAGGAGATAAGTGCAGCCCATAATCAGATCGTCACCCATCTGGATGATATTCTTGCTGTTGGAGAGGTTGGAATGGACTTCTATTACTGTACAGACAAGGCCCTTAGGGCTCGCCAGCAAGAGATATTCATGGGATTTGTAGAGATTGCAAATGAATATAATGTTCCTCTATTAATCCATGGACGGGACTGTGAGAGAAAAATCTTCAATCTCCTAAATGACTATGATGACATTCCTAAAGTAATTTTTCACTGTTATGGAGGCAGTCTGAAGGTAGCAAAGAGAATATTGGATAAGGATGACTATTATATGAGCTGTTCAACCATGGTATGCTATAGCAAGCATCATCAGGAGCTTTTTAAAAACATTCCTCTAGAGAGGATTCTTACAGAGACAGACAGCCCTTACCTTGCAATGACAAAGGAGGAGAGAAACGAGCCTGCCAATGTTGTCTATGCAGTTGAGAAATTAGCAGAACTTCATGAAACTGATGTAAGTGAGGTAGATGAACAGACTGAAAAGAATGCAAGATATGTGTTTGATATATAA
- a CDS encoding 2,5-diamino-6-(ribosylamino)-4(3H)-pyrimidinone 5'-phosphate reductase, giving the protein MKPYVILNAAMTLDGKIATKTGSSEISGKEDLERVHEIRKKVDGIMVGIGTVLADDPRLTVHKINARKEDNPIRIVVDNKARTPLNFRILNDDAETIIAVSSICDERNENCDEEAVKRAKELEKRVNVFYSTGETVDLVEFMEYLYDYGIKSIMLEGGSTLNFSMIRDGLIDEVKICIAPMIVGGKDSKTFFDGDGFDYMKDAVQLELINSFPLGKDFIMEYKVLK; this is encoded by the coding sequence ATGAAACCTTATGTGATTTTAAATGCGGCTATGACATTGGATGGAAAGATAGCCACAAAGACAGGCAGCTCTGAGATTTCAGGCAAAGAGGACCTTGAGAGAGTTCACGAGATAAGAAAGAAAGTTGATGGAATAATGGTAGGGATAGGAACTGTCCTTGCAGATGACCCAAGGCTTACAGTCCATAAGATTAATGCAAGAAAGGAAGATAATCCAATCAGGATAGTTGTGGACAATAAGGCAAGGACTCCATTGAACTTCAGAATCTTGAATGATGATGCAGAGACTATCATTGCAGTGTCTTCCATTTGTGATGAGAGAAATGAAAATTGTGATGAAGAGGCTGTAAAAAGAGCTAAAGAGCTTGAAAAAAGAGTGAATGTATTTTATTCTACAGGGGAAACTGTTGATTTGGTAGAATTTATGGAATATCTCTATGATTATGGAATCAAGTCAATAATGCTGGAGGGAGGATCCACCCTTAACTTTTCAATGATTCGTGATGGTTTGATAGATGAAGTTAAGATATGCATTGCTCCTATGATTGTTGGAGGAAAGGATTCTAAAACTTTCTTTGATGGAGATGGCTTTGATTATATGAAAGACGCTGTACAATTGGAATTGATTAACAGCTTTCCATTAGGCAAGGACTTTATTATGGAGTATAAGGTTTTAAAATAA
- a CDS encoding histidinol phosphate phosphatase domain-containing protein, giving the protein MTHKRIDLHMHSLFSDGELLPSELARRALVLGHEAIAITDHVDYSNINTIPEISAAIDDINSNWDITVVLGAEITHAPTESIPALAEKARELGAKIVVVHGETLNEPVVEGTNFAAVNCKEIDILGHPGLITKEEAELAKKNDVALEISARKGHCLGNGHVANIAREVGNDLVIDTDTHSPDDIITFERSIEIGLGAGMTKEEILKATIDNPRKILKRNGIEI; this is encoded by the coding sequence GTGACTCATAAAAGAATTGACTTACATATGCACAGTTTATTCAGTGATGGAGAGCTATTGCCATCTGAACTTGCTAGAAGAGCTTTAGTACTTGGACATGAAGCAATTGCAATAACAGATCATGTTGACTATTCAAACATTAACACAATCCCTGAAATCAGCGCTGCAATTGATGACATAAATTCAAATTGGGATATTACCGTTGTTTTAGGAGCTGAAATAACCCATGCACCTACCGAATCAATCCCTGCACTTGCTGAGAAGGCTCGTGAGCTTGGTGCAAAGATAGTTGTAGTCCACGGTGAGACATTGAATGAGCCTGTTGTTGAAGGGACCAACTTTGCAGCAGTAAACTGTAAGGAAATTGATATTTTAGGCCATCCAGGACTCATAACAAAAGAAGAAGCAGAGTTAGCCAAGAAAAACGATGTGGCTTTAGAGATAAGTGCAAGAAAAGGCCACTGCCTTGGAAACGGTCATGTTGCAAACATTGCAAGGGAAGTTGGAAATGACCTTGTCATAGATACAGACACACATTCTCCAGATGACATTATTACCTTTGAGAGATCAATTGAAATAGGATTAGGAGCTGGAATGACCAAAGAGGAAATTCTAAAAGCAACTATTGACAATCCAAGAAAAATATTAAAGAGAAATGGCATTGAAATTTAA
- a CDS encoding pantoate kinase, producing MISVFVPSHITGFFSIHDNPDPLLKGSLGAGVLLDKGVITEIDFKENFDLGGVNDNDLNLDSLNSDELLIIINGKRDEYNEVIILKTIHLMKKALDKEDISLSGVVINQIIQVPIGCGFGTSAASALGVAISINELFDLGLSLEECGQFAHLAEVELGTGLGDVIAELSKGIVLRTTPGAPGYGEAKSIVPHEKTGFGVFESLNADFYIITKSLGEISTASIISDPKHKKLITQVGEKTAEEFNKKDDGIVIGSKFKNKFNVAVDSEFNEEETIKKFMKSSLFFARKTGLISDELLELVHNLHGKVIGSSMAMLGNTLFAIATEEQKLKLEAEYYGEFDFYKLETEGIRIIK from the coding sequence ATGATTTCCGTATTTGTTCCGTCACATATCACTGGCTTTTTTAGTATTCATGACAATCCAGATCCTTTATTGAAGGGTTCCTTAGGTGCAGGTGTCCTATTGGATAAGGGGGTAATTACAGAGATTGATTTTAAAGAGAATTTTGATTTAGGCGGTGTAAATGATAATGATTTGAATCTTGACTCTTTGAATTCAGATGAGTTATTAATTATAATCAATGGCAAAAGGGACGAATATAATGAAGTAATCATTCTAAAAACCATACATCTAATGAAAAAAGCATTGGATAAAGAAGATATTTCCTTGTCCGGTGTGGTCATAAACCAAATAATCCAGGTTCCTATAGGATGCGGATTTGGAACTTCAGCGGCTTCAGCACTTGGTGTGGCGATTTCAATCAATGAACTATTTGATTTGGGGCTTTCTCTTGAAGAGTGCGGCCAATTTGCCCATTTGGCTGAAGTTGAACTTGGAACTGGCCTTGGGGATGTCATTGCAGAGCTGTCAAAGGGAATTGTCCTTAGAACAACGCCAGGGGCTCCAGGATATGGGGAGGCAAAATCCATAGTTCCTCATGAGAAGACTGGCTTTGGAGTCTTTGAATCATTAAATGCTGATTTTTATATAATCACAAAGTCTTTAGGTGAAATTTCAACAGCCTCTATCATAAGTGATCCTAAGCATAAGAAGCTCATTACTCAAGTGGGTGAGAAAACTGCTGAAGAGTTTAATAAAAAGGATGATGGAATTGTCATAGGTTCCAAATTTAAAAATAAGTTCAATGTAGCTGTTGACAGCGAATTCAATGAAGAAGAAACCATTAAAAAGTTTATGAAATCTTCTCTTTTCTTTGCTCGAAAGACAGGTTTAATCAGTGATGAGCTATTGGAATTGGTTCACAATCTCCATGGAAAGGTCATAGGAAGTTCTATGGCAATGTTAGGGAATACATTATTTGCAATTGCTACAGAAGAGCAGAAATTAAAGCTTGAAGCGGAATATTATGGGGAATTTGATTTCTATAAATTAGAAACCGAAGGAATTCGTATAATCAAATAA
- a CDS encoding SAM-dependent methyltransferase — protein sequence MIRLSYDMQVYRKDLREVLKRTDNVVELGCHVGKTSELILYKLTTGSLIGIDNSPEAVQPLERLSFHHENFTHIIGDVRRHEVLKEVTELIGQCDVLSIDLGGGYHPDTVFKVYYIWASTLKPRDVLIRNQGLIDFVNSAITTEDMISEHGWLESCGDQGIPPQIKEFSLWTDKLDD from the coding sequence ATGATAAGATTAAGTTATGATATGCAGGTCTATAGAAAAGACTTAAGAGAAGTCCTAAAAAGAACAGACAATGTAGTTGAATTGGGATGTCATGTAGGCAAGACCAGTGAGCTTATTTTATACAAATTAACCACTGGCTCTCTTATTGGAATAGACAATAGTCCTGAAGCTGTTCAGCCTTTGGAAAGGCTTTCATTCCATCATGAAAACTTTACTCACATTATAGGGGATGTTCGCCGTCATGAGGTCTTAAAGGAAGTTACCGAACTCATAGGCCAATGTGATGTATTGTCCATTGATTTAGGTGGAGGATATCATCCAGACACTGTCTTTAAAGTCTATTATATTTGGGCGTCTACCTTAAAGCCAAGGGATGTCTTGATTAGAAATCAGGGATTGATTGACTTTGTCAATTCAGCAATAACTACAGAAGATATGATTTCAGAGCATGGCTGGCTTGAATCATGTGGAGATCAAGGAATTCCTCCTCAAATTAAGGAGTTCAGCTTATGGACAGATAAGTTGGATGACTGA
- a CDS encoding DUF4012 domain-containing protein, which yields MKRSKKLIIAILVVILLGLLLAIAGYFVGGPDLSQENKTILVLAADKYEQPNGGCDMAYLVRLENGSLANYTPVYPGGMYHPSQSAPGNLQGNMLLHDCLWNGVEDGMQYAKEIVAFHTGVEADAVVVLYDEGVDNVLDSIRPIEIDGEPTNLSATDIIRENDNYAGYKGNEGVTGTMSRADAVMVLVKAVSKQAKDPAKKSAMLHAALDEYTKGNIVMTPKGSFTRLLATKGLESFA from the coding sequence ATGAAAAGATCAAAAAAATTAATTATAGCAATTCTTGTTGTAATCCTTTTGGGATTACTATTGGCAATTGCAGGATACTTCGTTGGTGGTCCTGACTTGTCACAAGAAAATAAAACCATTTTAGTCTTAGCTGCTGATAAATACGAGCAACCTAATGGTGGTTGTGATATGGCATACCTAGTTCGTTTAGAAAATGGTAGTTTAGCTAATTACACTCCTGTTTATCCTGGTGGAATGTATCACCCTTCACAATCAGCTCCTGGAAACCTTCAGGGCAATATGCTGCTTCACGATTGTCTGTGGAACGGAGTTGAAGACGGTATGCAATATGCTAAGGAGATTGTGGCATTCCATACCGGCGTTGAAGCTGATGCTGTTGTAGTCCTTTATGACGAGGGAGTGGACAATGTATTGGATTCCATCAGACCTATTGAGATTGATGGAGAGCCAACCAACCTAAGCGCAACTGACATCATTCGTGAAAACGATAATTATGCAGGTTATAAGGGTAACGAAGGTGTAACCGGAACCATGTCTAGGGCAGATGCTGTTATGGTATTGGTTAAAGCGGTTTCCAAACAAGCTAAAGATCCTGCTAAAAAGAGCGCCATGTTGCATGCAGCTTTAGATGAGTACACTAAAGGAAATATTGTAATGACTCCTAAAGGTTCTTTCACTCGTTTGCTTGCTACAAAAGGATTGGAAAGCTTTGCATAG
- a CDS encoding BaiN/RdsA family NAD(P)/FAD-dependent oxidoreductase — translation MKEYKIAIIGGGPAGMIAAIRAAEILGPNAVCILEKNESLGKKLLLTGGGRCNITNNTPIHDQLNYYNKNKNFLKHSLYTLPQDKLLAIFEEKDLEFHQEDNKRVFPDSEDAHDILDILEEYLEELGVDVYNNTPINAQDIEHELNERMEPVFEIENEKISLNASKIIVSTGGITYPNTGSDGDGYKIASHMNHTITDIKPGLVSFNIDDFLLKTLSGLTLENVEVSFKDKKKKISVKGDILISHFGLTGPAIIDLSNRLLEKSDLTVLDDKLNLKSRDEIEELELFTNRITIDFTPDLTEEDIKNQITKDSPKNGKMAIKNYMKKYLPNNFIDYFLMKIDINPKKTMANITKKDKNKLAENLKRHVFEIESLEMDLAKVTIGGVKSKEIDAKTLESKYVEGLYFAGEVLEVAGPTGGYNLQIAFSTGYLAGQEAANSLKNE, via the coding sequence ATGAAAGAATACAAGATAGCAATTATAGGAGGAGGGCCAGCAGGAATGATAGCTGCAATAAGAGCCGCAGAAATATTAGGCCCAAATGCAGTATGCATTCTAGAGAAGAATGAAAGCTTAGGAAAAAAGCTTCTTTTAACAGGAGGAGGCCGTTGCAACATAACAAACAACACTCCAATCCACGATCAGCTTAACTATTACAATAAAAACAAAAACTTCCTAAAGCACTCATTATACACACTTCCACAAGACAAGCTACTTGCCATCTTTGAAGAGAAAGACCTTGAATTTCACCAAGAGGACAATAAAAGGGTCTTCCCAGACAGCGAAGATGCCCATGACATACTGGACATTTTAGAGGAATATCTTGAAGAGTTAGGGGTAGATGTGTATAACAATACTCCAATAAATGCTCAAGACATAGAGCATGAATTAAATGAAAGGATGGAACCGGTATTTGAAATAGAAAATGAAAAGATATCATTAAATGCATCAAAGATTATAGTATCTACAGGAGGCATCACCTATCCAAATACAGGTTCCGATGGAGATGGATATAAAATAGCATCTCACATGAATCATACAATTACAGACATCAAGCCGGGACTTGTCTCATTCAATATTGATGACTTTCTGCTTAAGACCTTATCCGGACTCACTTTAGAGAATGTTGAAGTCTCATTTAAGGATAAGAAGAAAAAGATATCTGTAAAAGGGGATATCTTGATTAGCCACTTTGGCCTTACAGGCCCTGCAATTATTGATTTGTCCAACAGATTGCTTGAAAAATCCGATTTAACTGTCCTTGACGACAAGTTAAACCTAAAGAGCAGAGATGAAATAGAGGAATTGGAACTCTTTACAAACAGGATTACAATCGACTTTACTCCAGATCTAACAGAGGAAGATATAAAGAACCAGATAACAAAGGACAGCCCGAAGAATGGAAAGATGGCAATAAAGAACTATATGAAGAAATACCTTCCAAATAACTTTATTGATTATTTCCTAATGAAGATAGACATCAATCCGAAGAAGACTATGGCAAACATTACTAAAAAGGATAAGAACAAATTGGCTGAAAACCTTAAAAGGCATGTCTTTGAGATAGAATCCCTTGAGATGGACCTGGCAAAGGTTACCATTGGAGGAGTCAAATCAAAGGAGATAGATGCAAAGACACTTGAATCCAAGTATGTGGAAGGATTATACTTTGCAGGAGAAGTTCTTGAAGTAGCTGGACCTACTGGAGGATATAACCTACAGATAGCATTTTCAACTGGATACTTAGCAGGTCAAGAGGCTGCTAATAGCTTAAAAAACGAATAA